A window of Hymenobacter aerilatus contains these coding sequences:
- the rplI gene encoding 50S ribosomal protein L9 codes for MEVILKDHVKGLGEKNDIVTVKPGYGRNYLLPQGLAILADKSNKKIVAENVRQAAHKADKIQGDAQAIADKIGDMVLEIPAKVGETGKIFGRVTTLQLADALASKGIEVERKRISFDQEPSTAGEYTATLNLHKEVKHQVRFNVVAE; via the coding sequence ATGGAAGTAATTCTGAAAGACCACGTGAAGGGTCTGGGCGAGAAGAACGACATCGTAACGGTAAAGCCCGGCTACGGTCGTAACTACCTGCTGCCCCAGGGTCTGGCTATTCTGGCCGACAAATCAAATAAGAAAATCGTAGCTGAGAACGTACGTCAAGCTGCGCACAAGGCGGATAAAATCCAGGGCGACGCACAAGCCATTGCCGATAAAATCGGGGATATGGTTCTGGAAATTCCTGCTAAAGTGGGCGAAACTGGCAAGATCTTCGGCCGCGTAACTACGCTTCAGCTGGCTGATGCGCTGGCAAGCAAAGGTATTGAGGTAGAACGCAAGCGTATTTCGTTTGATCAAGAGCCTTCAACAGCTGGTGAGTATACGGCTACCCTAAACCTGCACAAAGAAGTGAAGCACCAGGTTCGCTTCAATGTAGTAGCTGAATAA
- a CDS encoding ferritin-like domain-containing protein: MNILNILAEIEKVDPEVYERLDQRRQVFKHFAGFGKKLATAAVPLAMGAMFQKAYGQSSGLGKQVTDVLNFALTLEYLEYYFYDMGVKTRNLFVQADLAAITIIRDDELKHVNFLKTVLGSSAIAPLTANDFDFTGSKGGKRAPLIPEVFRDRFNFLALAQAFEDTGVRAYKGGAPLLIDNNTVLEAALNIHSVEARHASHIRTMRRGGTQANGLPKSWITGNDGGGPRPGITAPVYGPGMPADMYPSEANVTQAGINLTSIPNVTADQASEAFDEPLDVTTVLAIASNFLK; encoded by the coding sequence ATGAATATTCTCAACATACTCGCCGAAATCGAGAAGGTAGATCCGGAAGTCTACGAGCGGCTCGACCAGCGTCGTCAGGTGTTCAAGCACTTTGCCGGCTTCGGCAAAAAGCTCGCTACGGCAGCCGTACCCCTGGCTATGGGGGCAATGTTTCAGAAAGCCTACGGGCAATCGTCAGGCTTAGGCAAGCAGGTAACGGACGTGCTGAACTTTGCCCTGACACTGGAATACCTGGAATACTACTTCTACGATATGGGCGTGAAAACGCGGAACCTGTTTGTGCAGGCTGATCTGGCCGCCATCACTATCATCCGCGACGATGAATTGAAGCACGTCAACTTCCTGAAAACTGTACTGGGTAGCAGCGCTATTGCGCCGCTCACTGCCAACGATTTCGACTTCACTGGCTCAAAGGGTGGCAAACGTGCCCCGCTGATTCCGGAAGTATTTCGCGACCGGTTTAATTTCCTGGCGCTAGCACAGGCTTTTGAGGACACCGGTGTGCGCGCCTATAAAGGCGGCGCTCCGCTGCTGATCGACAACAATACCGTGCTTGAAGCTGCTCTGAACATTCACTCAGTTGAAGCCCGCCACGCGTCCCACATTCGCACCATGCGCCGTGGGGGCACGCAGGCCAATGGCCTTCCCAAGAGTTGGATTACCGGTAACGATGGCGGCGGCCCGCGACCTGGCATAACGGCTCCAGTCTACGGCCCCGGCATGCCGGCTGATATGTACCCCTCCGAAGCAAACGTAACGCAGGCCGGTATCAACCTCACGTCTATTCCCAACGTGACGGCCGATCAGGCATCTGAGGCGTTCGACGAGCCGCTGGATGTGACGACCGTCTTAGCTATTGCCAGCAACTTTTTGAAATAG
- a CDS encoding GSCFA domain-containing protein, with translation MFRTELPLVSYPHQLPHAARVLTVGSCFAETIGARLVEHKVAAVVNPFGIVFNPLTACQLLRAAAGEDMDWQQHLVEARGRWQSYDLHATIGADSPVTLLQQIQELVQQTGEFLRTANVVVLTLGTAFVYRLRATGELVSNCHKISADQFEKELLTPDEIINAVAETHAYLRRHNPQLRFILTVSPVRHLKDTLPLNAVSKSALRLACHYLSELLPDVSYFPAYELLLDDLRDYRFYADDMLHPSTVAQEYIWERFTRTYFDAAFGRFKKEWHSLRQALNHRPLYAAAPEHRQFLEATLERLRRLSEQVDVAAEMDAVEQQLLALPLPPAPTPAPEPEDDEERIDIGEYATTIAPAESVAVVGEEAMQEEMPESLPSTPVASEPELVVDEIATPLPKKKRRSRGGAKRTARKRAALEALAAQEADLATQSDTDPSVTETTLLPTPEAVYESVVVAEPVEAEAVEATISTHAEAEETDTAQKPRKGRTAGQILADKKKARRSGKNRGRQLAPLYATPDMVSADNMPEEGSEQLSEEAIVPVLLSETAPTPAPSPTPPNTEEHTASVPAATTSPTTVPEPVASSPVAPELPTKAPESMEVVGDGVPPVSQPETEAIPTRKTTKSKAPAKPRASRSKKAPAAPVPTDATAPEPVATPDPAVPKPKQPRKKAAKSPSPAAYPTPQPSIELPVADTAPASETLPTPPKRRTRPARKKPATPDDTPAT, from the coding sequence ATGTTTCGTACTGAACTTCCTCTTGTTTCCTACCCTCACCAGTTGCCGCATGCCGCACGGGTGTTGACGGTGGGCTCCTGTTTCGCGGAGACCATTGGCGCGCGCCTAGTCGAGCATAAGGTCGCAGCCGTTGTGAATCCGTTTGGCATTGTTTTCAACCCACTCACAGCTTGCCAGTTGCTACGCGCAGCGGCTGGTGAGGATATGGATTGGCAGCAGCACTTGGTAGAAGCCCGTGGCCGTTGGCAGAGCTACGACTTGCATGCTACTATTGGCGCCGATTCGCCAGTAACGCTATTGCAGCAAATTCAGGAGCTAGTACAGCAAACCGGGGAGTTTTTGCGCACTGCCAACGTGGTGGTGCTGACGCTGGGAACTGCTTTCGTATACCGGCTGCGTGCTACGGGTGAGCTGGTAAGCAACTGCCACAAAATTTCGGCTGATCAGTTTGAGAAAGAATTGCTGACTCCGGATGAAATTATTAATGCTGTGGCGGAGACGCACGCTTACCTGCGACGGCACAATCCGCAGCTACGGTTTATTCTGACGGTGAGCCCTGTGCGTCATCTGAAGGATACGCTTCCGTTGAACGCTGTGAGCAAATCGGCGCTTCGGCTGGCCTGCCATTACTTGAGTGAGCTGCTACCCGACGTATCGTATTTTCCAGCCTACGAACTGCTACTCGATGATTTACGCGATTATCGCTTCTATGCCGATGATATGCTGCATCCTTCTACGGTGGCGCAGGAGTACATCTGGGAACGATTTACGCGCACATATTTCGACGCTGCTTTCGGTCGCTTCAAGAAGGAGTGGCATTCGCTACGGCAGGCACTCAATCATCGGCCATTGTATGCAGCTGCTCCCGAGCACCGTCAGTTTTTGGAGGCGACACTGGAGCGCTTGCGGCGCCTAAGCGAGCAAGTGGATGTAGCAGCCGAAATGGATGCGGTAGAACAGCAGCTTTTAGCCCTACCCCTGCCCCCTGCCCCTACACCGGCACCAGAGCCAGAGGACGATGAAGAGCGTATTGATATCGGCGAGTATGCTACAACTATAGCACCAGCAGAGTCTGTAGCAGTGGTGGGAGAGGAAGCTATGCAAGAAGAAATGCCGGAGTCTCTACCCTCAACACCCGTTGCGTCAGAACCCGAACTGGTAGTGGATGAAATAGCGACTCCTCTTCCCAAGAAAAAGCGGCGAAGCCGAGGTGGGGCCAAGCGTACGGCCCGCAAACGTGCTGCGCTCGAAGCCCTGGCCGCGCAGGAAGCGGACTTAGCAACTCAATCGGATACTGATCCTTCGGTAACTGAAACTACCCTGCTGCCGACCCCTGAAGCAGTATACGAATCAGTTGTCGTAGCAGAGCCGGTTGAGGCAGAAGCTGTTGAGGCTACCATTTCCACCCACGCGGAAGCAGAGGAGACCGATACAGCGCAAAAGCCCCGAAAAGGTCGTACAGCCGGCCAGATACTGGCCGATAAGAAAAAGGCCAGACGTTCGGGCAAGAATCGTGGCCGTCAGCTAGCCCCTCTCTATGCTACGCCTGACATGGTTTCTGCGGATAACATGCCCGAAGAGGGTAGCGAACAGCTTTCAGAAGAAGCTATAGTGCCGGTCCTGCTTTCGGAAACAGCACCTACACCTGCGCCATCCCCTACCCCACCCAACACCGAAGAGCATACAGCTAGCGTTCCTGCTGCAACCACTTCCCCCACTACGGTACCAGAACCGGTAGCGTCCTCGCCTGTAGCGCCTGAACTACCTACAAAAGCGCCGGAAAGCATGGAGGTGGTCGGTGACGGAGTACCACCTGTTTCTCAGCCCGAGACAGAAGCAATACCTACTCGCAAAACAACCAAGTCCAAGGCTCCAGCAAAGCCCCGAGCTTCGCGCAGCAAGAAGGCCCCCGCTGCACCCGTTCCAACTGATGCCACGGCTCCAGAACCAGTTGCTACCCCAGATCCAGCCGTACCTAAGCCCAAACAGCCCCGCAAGAAGGCTGCTAAATCCCCTTCCCCGGCGGCATATCCTACACCACAGCCCTCAATAGAATTGCCTGTGGCCGATACTGCACCAGCGTCGGAAACACTGCCTACCCCACCCAAGCGACGCACTCGACCAGCCCGCAAGAAACCAGCAACACCCGACGATACCCCCGCGACATAG
- the rpsF gene encoding 30S ribosomal protein S6, with protein sequence MEVRNYETVFILTPVLNESQVQETVEKFTQVLKENSADIVNQESWGLRKLAYPIQKKSTGYYFLVEFTGEGNIVDTLELAFRRDERVIRFLTTVLDKHAVSYNQRRRNGEMNQQKAKQQSEAAA encoded by the coding sequence ATGGAAGTAAGAAATTACGAGACGGTCTTCATTCTGACTCCCGTGCTGAACGAGAGCCAAGTGCAAGAGACGGTCGAGAAGTTCACCCAGGTGCTTAAGGAAAATAGCGCCGACATTGTCAACCAAGAGAGCTGGGGCCTGCGCAAGCTGGCCTATCCTATTCAGAAGAAATCAACTGGTTATTATTTCCTGGTTGAGTTCACTGGCGAGGGCAACATCGTGGATACGCTGGAGCTGGCGTTCCGCCGCGATGAGCGCGTTATCCGGTTTTTGACTACCGTGCTGGATAAGCATGCGGTGTCTTATAACCAGCGCCGCCGCAATGGCGAGATGAATCAGCAGAAAGCCAAACAACAATCGGAAGCCGCCGCCTAA
- the rpsR gene encoding 30S ribosomal protein S18, with amino-acid sequence MSLANERIHKQEQRKKYCRFKKNGIKYVDYKDPNFLLKFVNEQGRVLPRRITGTSLKFQRKVAQAVAKARHLALMPYVTDSLK; translated from the coding sequence ATGAGCCTAGCCAACGAAAGAATCCACAAGCAGGAGCAGCGTAAGAAATACTGCCGCTTCAAGAAAAACGGCATCAAGTATGTCGATTATAAAGACCCGAACTTCCTGCTGAAGTTTGTGAATGAGCAGGGTCGTGTGTTACCCCGCCGCATCACGGGCACCAGCCTGAAGTTTCAGCGTAAAGTAGCGCAGGCAGTAGCTAAAGCGCGTCATCTGGCACTGATGCCCTACGTAACCGATTCGTTAAAATAG
- a CDS encoding cytochrome c3 family protein, which produces MDSIRFRTLPKLLLALFLTVTTVGQSLAQEVGSAPAVSKEGVTPGATAGADGAPAAAEGAAPAAGGGDAAAIAAGDALFKGNCAQCHAVNDVVVGPALAGITKRRPMPWIISWIKNSSKMVASGDPYAVKLFEQYGKQQMPSFALSDDEIKSIIAYTVSQEGGAAPAPGGAPVAGAEGAGESANAQGSTEAGQYIDMLLIVLVVVLIVLVVTLVIIANLMKDVLRGRKDLSGRDVEQLNQRFDFAKIYKSGAVRGIAVTVFILVVLYESVQAAMGIGLTQGYQPTQPIAFSHKLHAGENQINCAYCHTSVYKSKSANIPSANICMNCHSQVKTESPEIKKIYRAIERKQPIQWVRIHNLPDLAYFNHSQHTQVGGLECQTCHGPIQNMDVVYQYSALTMGWCINCHRETPLNTKGNAYYDNLVKLHDNSNGAVPFTVSSNGGTECSKCHY; this is translated from the coding sequence ATGGATAGCATCCGATTTCGTACTCTTCCCAAACTGCTTCTTGCTCTTTTCCTGACGGTTACTACCGTAGGCCAGTCATTGGCACAGGAGGTTGGTTCAGCGCCAGCCGTTAGCAAAGAAGGTGTAACGCCCGGCGCTACAGCCGGTGCCGATGGTGCCCCCGCAGCTGCGGAAGGTGCTGCTCCTGCTGCTGGCGGCGGCGATGCTGCTGCTATTGCCGCCGGTGATGCGTTGTTCAAAGGAAACTGCGCTCAGTGCCATGCCGTCAACGATGTAGTGGTAGGACCCGCATTGGCCGGTATCACGAAGCGTCGCCCGATGCCTTGGATTATATCATGGATTAAAAACTCCAGTAAGATGGTTGCCAGTGGCGATCCATATGCTGTGAAGTTATTTGAGCAATACGGCAAGCAACAGATGCCTAGCTTCGCTCTGTCGGATGATGAGATTAAGTCGATTATCGCTTACACTGTTTCGCAAGAAGGTGGTGCTGCCCCTGCCCCAGGAGGTGCACCAGTTGCTGGAGCGGAGGGTGCTGGTGAGAGTGCCAATGCCCAAGGTAGCACGGAAGCTGGTCAGTACATCGACATGCTGCTGATTGTACTGGTAGTAGTGCTGATTGTGCTAGTGGTAACGCTGGTTATCATAGCCAACCTAATGAAAGACGTGCTGCGCGGTCGTAAAGACCTGAGTGGCCGCGACGTTGAACAACTGAATCAGCGTTTTGACTTCGCGAAGATTTACAAGTCAGGTGCCGTACGTGGTATAGCCGTTACAGTATTCATCTTGGTAGTGCTATATGAATCAGTACAAGCCGCCATGGGTATTGGCCTGACGCAGGGATATCAGCCTACCCAACCTATTGCTTTCTCGCACAAGCTACACGCTGGTGAAAACCAGATTAACTGCGCCTACTGTCACACCTCGGTATATAAGAGCAAGTCAGCTAATATTCCGTCGGCTAACATCTGTATGAACTGCCACTCGCAGGTTAAGACAGAGTCGCCGGAAATCAAAAAGATCTACCGAGCCATTGAGCGCAAGCAGCCTATTCAATGGGTACGCATTCACAACTTACCTGACTTAGCGTACTTCAACCACTCACAGCACACCCAAGTGGGTGGCCTAGAGTGCCAGACTTGCCACGGCCCAATCCAAAACATGGATGTGGTGTATCAATACTCTGCTTTGACGATGGGTTGGTGCATCAACTGCCACCGCGAAACGCCCCTCAACACAAAGGGCAATGCCTATTACGATAACCTCGTGAAGTTGCATGACAACAGCAATGGAGCTGTACCTTTCACGGTGTCGTCGAACGGTGGTACCGAGTGTTCGAAGTGCCACTACTAA
- the priA gene encoding replication restart helicase PriA, with protein MSLSFDFVQPEPVATDRVTLFADVILPLPLPKLYTYRVPYELNDHVVIGGRVIVQFGAKKTLSCIVAAVHETPPKEYQAKYILEFIDDAPVVTQPQLKLFRWIADYYMCTLGEVINAALPAALKLSSESRIQLHPAFGVEENPYPLSEQEERIVETLRGGEEGKSLTFTEVGDLLGISSFHRVIKSLMQKEVIFLFEHLSDKYSPKVVKKVRLAHTFVAEAALEELFQRLATKPKQLDVLMRFLQKVPIYQNEHANHQGIEKAYLSSAPHLSASAVNTLIKNGILEQFDVIVSRFPLDHTAETRLNFTLSEAQSTAHADILRQFAEKDIVLLHGVTGAGKTEIYIDLIQQAMQGGGQVLYLLPEIALTAQIVTRLMRVFGSRLGVYHSKFSDNERVEVWNGVLSGRFQVVVGVRSAVFLPFDNLALVIVDEEHESSYKQYDPAPRYNAREVALMMANFQGAKTLLGSATPAVETYYQTRAGRYGLVELTKRYGEAGLPEIELVDTRKSREQKTMLNHFTPELMQEMERKLGAQEQVILFQNRRGYSPFINCLDCGWIPKCKSCAVSLSYHKHVHELRCHYCGYHERMPVECPACGSRNLKTVGFGTEKLEDDLKIMLPEAQVQRMDLDTTRAKNAYQQIISDFEQQKTNILVGTQMVTKGLDFANVSLVGIINADSIIHYPDFRAHERAYQMFVQVSGRAGRKGKKGKVIIQTGDPLQVIFDKVIRNDYLEFYEYEITQRREHGYPPFMRVIRLTVKHVDQLLAEQAAILLTQELVDRLGREAVLGPEAPYIFRIRNFYLQEITIKLSREHTVLKSAKNDIRDSINIVKDQKEFKQARIAADVDPM; from the coding sequence TTGAGCCTTTCGTTTGACTTTGTGCAGCCGGAACCGGTGGCCACTGACCGCGTTACGTTATTCGCGGACGTGATTTTGCCCCTACCTCTGCCCAAACTATATACCTATCGTGTACCCTATGAGCTGAATGATCATGTGGTGATTGGCGGACGTGTGATTGTGCAGTTTGGCGCCAAAAAAACACTGAGCTGTATTGTAGCCGCCGTGCACGAAACGCCACCCAAGGAGTATCAAGCGAAGTACATCCTGGAGTTCATCGACGACGCGCCGGTAGTGACGCAGCCACAACTGAAGCTGTTTCGCTGGATAGCTGACTATTATATGTGCACGTTGGGCGAGGTGATTAATGCTGCCCTACCCGCTGCGCTTAAGCTTAGTTCCGAGAGCCGCATTCAGTTGCATCCAGCTTTTGGGGTAGAGGAAAATCCCTACCCCCTCAGCGAGCAGGAAGAACGCATTGTGGAAACCCTGCGGGGGGGCGAGGAAGGCAAGTCGCTGACGTTTACGGAGGTAGGCGACCTACTCGGCATTAGCTCTTTTCACCGCGTGATCAAGTCGCTGATGCAGAAGGAGGTTATCTTTCTGTTCGAGCATCTGAGCGACAAGTACTCTCCTAAGGTGGTGAAGAAAGTACGCTTGGCTCACACGTTTGTGGCCGAAGCGGCGCTGGAAGAGCTGTTTCAACGGTTGGCTACCAAGCCCAAGCAGCTGGACGTGCTGATGCGCTTTCTGCAAAAGGTACCCATCTACCAAAACGAGCATGCCAACCACCAGGGTATCGAGAAGGCCTACCTTTCCAGTGCTCCACACCTCTCGGCCTCGGCCGTCAATACGCTGATTAAAAACGGTATTCTGGAACAGTTCGACGTGATTGTGTCGCGCTTCCCGCTGGACCACACGGCCGAAACGCGACTGAATTTCACGCTGAGTGAGGCGCAGAGCACAGCCCACGCGGATATTTTGCGGCAGTTTGCTGAAAAAGATATTGTGCTGCTACACGGCGTGACGGGCGCGGGCAAGACCGAAATCTACATCGACCTCATCCAGCAGGCCATGCAAGGCGGTGGGCAGGTGCTATACTTATTACCCGAAATTGCCCTCACGGCCCAGATCGTGACGCGCCTGATGCGGGTGTTTGGCAGCCGGCTGGGCGTATACCACTCCAAATTCTCCGACAATGAGCGGGTAGAGGTATGGAACGGGGTGCTGTCGGGTCGGTTTCAGGTGGTGGTGGGCGTGCGCTCCGCCGTGTTCCTACCCTTTGATAACTTGGCCTTGGTGATTGTGGATGAGGAGCACGAGTCAAGTTACAAGCAGTATGACCCGGCGCCGCGCTATAATGCCCGTGAGGTAGCCCTGATGATGGCCAACTTTCAGGGGGCCAAAACCCTGCTGGGCTCGGCTACGCCTGCTGTAGAAACCTATTACCAGACGCGCGCGGGCCGCTACGGCCTAGTAGAGCTGACCAAGCGCTACGGCGAGGCTGGCCTACCCGAAATTGAGTTGGTAGATACTCGCAAGAGCCGAGAGCAGAAAACCATGCTCAACCACTTCACGCCTGAGCTGATGCAGGAGATGGAGCGCAAGCTGGGCGCACAGGAACAGGTGATTCTGTTTCAGAACCGGCGCGGCTACTCGCCCTTCATCAACTGCCTCGACTGTGGTTGGATACCGAAGTGTAAGAGCTGCGCCGTGAGCCTGAGCTACCACAAGCACGTGCACGAGCTGCGCTGCCACTACTGCGGATACCACGAGCGGATGCCAGTGGAGTGCCCCGCCTGCGGTTCGCGCAACCTCAAAACGGTAGGTTTCGGCACAGAAAAGCTGGAAGACGACCTAAAGATCATGCTGCCTGAAGCACAGGTGCAGCGCATGGATCTGGACACTACGCGCGCCAAAAATGCGTACCAGCAGATTATCAGCGACTTTGAGCAGCAAAAGACGAATATCCTGGTAGGTACCCAAATGGTGACCAAGGGGCTGGACTTTGCCAACGTAAGCCTAGTGGGCATCATCAATGCCGATAGCATCATTCACTACCCCGATTTCCGGGCGCACGAGCGGGCCTACCAGATGTTTGTGCAGGTGAGTGGCCGCGCCGGCCGCAAGGGGAAGAAGGGTAAGGTGATTATCCAGACCGGCGACCCGTTGCAGGTGATTTTTGACAAGGTGATTCGCAACGACTACCTGGAGTTTTACGAGTACGAAATCACGCAGCGGCGCGAGCACGGCTACCCGCCGTTTATGCGCGTGATTCGCCTCACTGTGAAACACGTAGACCAGCTTCTAGCCGAGCAAGCGGCAATCCTACTCACACAGGAATTGGTGGACCGCCTGGGCCGTGAGGCCGTGCTAGGGCCGGAAGCACCGTATATTTTCCGAATCCGCAATTTCTATTTGCAGGAAATCACGATCAAGCTCAGCCGCGAGCATACCGTTCTGAAATCGGCGAAGAATGATATTCGCGATTCGATTAACATCGTGAAGGACCAAAAGGAATTCAAGCAGGCGCGTATTGCGGCCGACGTGGACCCGATGTAA
- a CDS encoding ferritin-like domain-containing protein encodes MSKVMHDATKAQGLSEELQTPLERRTFLRYTGLGLAMGGLALAGCNDVMEDVVKTQDASANATDMANMVDVGSGDVGVLNYAYALEQLEAAFYAQVLQTQYYNSTSAPQRVALRDIEAHERIHREFFKQAITAAGATPIKDLEVDFSSIDFRTKQGVLSVAKAFEDLGVAAYNGAGKLIKTAAYLAIAGKIVSVEARHAAIIRDFLEYNTFVGADVVDQNGLEKSMTPAQVVAIANNFLKEGSKLNVSNLPTE; translated from the coding sequence ATGTCTAAAGTGATGCACGATGCCACTAAAGCCCAAGGCCTTAGTGAGGAGCTACAGACGCCACTGGAGCGGCGCACTTTCTTGCGCTACACCGGGCTGGGGTTAGCCATGGGCGGCTTAGCTCTGGCCGGTTGCAACGATGTGATGGAGGATGTAGTGAAGACCCAAGATGCCAGTGCCAATGCCACTGACATGGCGAACATGGTGGATGTAGGTAGTGGCGATGTAGGCGTGTTGAACTATGCGTATGCACTGGAGCAATTGGAGGCTGCTTTCTATGCGCAGGTATTACAAACGCAGTACTACAACAGCACTTCGGCTCCGCAACGGGTGGCTCTGCGCGATATTGAGGCACACGAGCGAATCCACCGCGAATTTTTCAAGCAGGCTATTACTGCTGCCGGTGCTACCCCTATTAAAGACCTGGAGGTAGATTTTTCGAGCATTGACTTTCGCACCAAGCAGGGTGTGCTCAGCGTAGCCAAGGCATTTGAGGACCTAGGAGTAGCAGCCTATAACGGTGCTGGTAAGCTCATCAAGACGGCCGCTTACTTGGCTATTGCCGGTAAGATTGTATCGGTAGAAGCCCGTCACGCCGCTATTATCCGCGACTTCTTGGAGTACAACACGTTTGTGGGCGCCGATGTGGTAGACCAGAATGGCCTGGAAAAATCGATGACACCCGCCCAGGTAGTGGCTATTGCCAACAATTTCCTAAAAGAAGGCTCGAAGCTGAACGTGAGCAACCTGCCCACCGAGTAA